AAATCTCCTTTTGTCTATGAACTTCATATTGTTTCATTATAATAGAATCATAGTTTCTACAGTAGAGATACATTCATATGTAATAAAATTTTCAAAAAAGAGAAAATGCCCCGTATCTTTTTGAACGCTCATTTTGTCTTGTATATGAACTACTTTTTAGGAGGAATTTCATTGAAGATATTTGAAGAAAGTAGAAAAATTCGCAAAGAGTTTGAAGACTGGATACAGGATTACCGCAAACCATTATGGGATTATTGCTTGAAATTAACAAAGAATGTTTGGGATGCAGAAGATTTATTTCAGGACACCTTATTGAAATCATTTTCACAATTGAATTACTTGTACCAAGCCGTCTCACCTAAGTCCTATTTATTTAGAATGGCTACCAACCATTGGTTGAACACGATTCAAAAGCGTAAGCGCACAATCTCAGTTGATGAAGAAGTGTTAGAGACCATTCCTGCTACTGATATGCCAGACCCATTAGAACTACAGGCTGGTTTTAAGAGGATGTCAGAACGACTTACTCATCAACAACAAGCTGCTTTCCTTTTGACTAAAGGGTTTGGCTTTACGAATCGGGAGGCTGCCGAATATCTATCCTTAACGGAAGGGGCGGTAAAATCATTGTTGAAACGAGCAAAGGATAATTTAGGGAAAAGCACTGAAGCTGATTTACATACGAATGTAGCCATTTCACCACTTATGAAT
This DNA window, taken from Bacillus carboniphilus, encodes the following:
- a CDS encoding sigma-70 family RNA polymerase sigma factor: MKIFEESRKIRKEFEDWIQDYRKPLWDYCLKLTKNVWDAEDLFQDTLLKSFSQLNYLYQAVSPKSYLFRMATNHWLNTIQKRKRTISVDEEVLETIPATDMPDPLELQAGFKRMSERLTHQQQAAFLLTKGFGFTNREAAEYLSLTEGAVKSLLKRAKDNLGKSTEADLHTNVAISPLMNAYLEAFNQKNPDAIAALLSEHATMDIVGVSHEYGKETIRKSSLNDWSQDPVAAIGEWAVIDGESVVLAWTPENQLYTIIRVVESDDQITTIHEYYFSQELSEHIASLYNRESCENGTFWDEKWKSNV